From a single Planctellipticum variicoloris genomic region:
- a CDS encoding N-acetylglucosamine-6-phosphate deacetylase, with the protein MLTIEGRRYDTGEPVRITTRGDRIADIQPAWPTGAVADWPWVAPALFDLQINGYGGVWFSDDTLTPEMVLKTLQPYYRFGVTRLCPTLITNSQAALEAGFHAIRTACEQSDWAAQMVPGCHLEGPYISPDDGARGAHPLEHVRAANWDEFERLQAAAGGLIRLVTLAPEIPGAIEFIRKAVAAGVVISLGHTAATPEQIRAGIDAGATLGTHLGNGCAAMIHRHRNHFWEQLADDRLTVSLITDGHHLPANLVKAIVRAKTTRRVVITCDAAGWAGCPPGVYESKLGRSEILPSGKLVVAGQQELLAGSSFETDVCVARMIDYAGVSLKDAIDMASRNPARLLGFPTVRLRPGDPAELMVFHYRPGDSRLAVQAAVGGGALRFGEIGKNA; encoded by the coding sequence ATGTTGACGATCGAAGGACGCCGCTATGACACCGGCGAGCCGGTGCGGATCACCACCCGGGGCGATCGGATCGCCGACATTCAACCCGCCTGGCCGACGGGCGCCGTCGCCGACTGGCCGTGGGTCGCCCCGGCCCTGTTCGACCTGCAGATCAACGGCTATGGCGGAGTCTGGTTCAGCGACGATACTCTCACGCCGGAGATGGTGCTCAAGACGCTGCAACCCTACTACCGGTTCGGCGTGACCCGCCTCTGCCCGACGCTGATCACCAACTCGCAGGCCGCGCTGGAGGCGGGCTTCCACGCCATCCGCACGGCCTGCGAGCAGTCGGACTGGGCGGCGCAGATGGTGCCGGGTTGCCATCTGGAAGGTCCCTATATCTCACCGGACGACGGCGCCCGCGGCGCTCATCCGCTCGAACACGTGCGAGCCGCCAACTGGGACGAGTTCGAACGCCTGCAGGCGGCGGCAGGGGGACTCATCCGCCTCGTCACCCTGGCGCCGGAGATCCCGGGCGCGATCGAGTTCATCCGGAAGGCCGTGGCGGCGGGCGTCGTCATCTCGCTGGGTCACACCGCGGCCACGCCGGAGCAGATCCGGGCGGGGATCGACGCCGGGGCCACGCTGGGGACGCACCTGGGCAATGGCTGCGCGGCCATGATCCACCGTCACCGCAATCACTTCTGGGAGCAACTGGCCGACGATCGACTGACGGTCAGCCTGATCACCGACGGTCACCACCTGCCGGCGAACCTCGTTAAGGCGATAGTTCGTGCCAAGACGACACGTCGAGTCGTCATCACGTGCGACGCCGCCGGCTGGGCCGGCTGCCCCCCCGGCGTCTACGAGAGCAAGCTGGGAAGAAGCGAGATTCTCCCCAGCGGCAAACTGGTCGTCGCCGGTCAGCAGGAACTGCTGGCGGGCTCCTCTTTTGAGACGGACGTCTGCGTCGCGCGGATGATCGACTATGCGGGCGTTTCGCTCAAAGACGCCATCGATATGGCCAGTCGAAACCCGGCACGATTGCTCGGATTCCCGACCGTCCGACTCCGCCCGGGCGACCCTGCCGAGCTGATGGTCTTTCACTACCGGCCAGGCGACAGCCGACTCGCGGTGCAGGCCGCTGTCGGCGGGGGGGCGCTTCGTTTTGGCGAGATCGGGAAGAACGCCTGA
- a CDS encoding amidase produces the protein MPVEPRLAFATLPELGRRWRAGEFTALELTDFFLQRLETIGRDYCAVVTITADRAREDARRADAERKRGLDRGPLHGIPYGAKDLLNTAGVPTSWGAGPLRDRTPDADATVIRKLSEAGAILVAKLAMVELAGGFGYRQADCTFSGITGNAWNRDRWAGGSSSGPGTAVAAGLTPFAIGSETWGSIMTPAGYNGISGLRPTYGRVSRHGAMALSWSMDKLGPLARTAEDCSLVLAAIAGADFDDDTAVPLEFRHAPVGGEPRFRLATLKEAADKVQPEVRANYEKSLEVLKPFATFEEITLPDFPYSAVAGTIISCEMAAAFEDFIAEGQVWELTAPEDRWGGHSGLTIPAKDYINALRIRRKLQRELDAWIAPFDAIVSPTLTTVAGPNDRPFAEWSRGYVNSSIGAAANAAGLPGITVLNGFGQDGLPTGLQFTSRAFAENRLLAVAQKYQQVTDWHTRTPDLTTATGKSSK, from the coding sequence ATGCCCGTTGAACCTCGTCTCGCGTTCGCCACGCTCCCCGAACTGGGGCGACGCTGGCGCGCCGGCGAATTCACCGCGCTGGAGCTGACCGACTTCTTCCTGCAGAGGCTGGAGACCATCGGCCGGGATTATTGTGCCGTCGTGACCATCACGGCGGATCGCGCCCGCGAGGACGCCCGGCGGGCCGATGCCGAGCGGAAGAGGGGGCTGGATCGCGGACCATTGCACGGGATTCCCTACGGGGCCAAGGACCTGCTCAATACCGCGGGAGTTCCGACGTCGTGGGGCGCGGGGCCGCTGCGGGACCGGACGCCGGATGCGGATGCCACCGTCATTCGCAAGCTGAGCGAAGCCGGAGCAATTCTGGTCGCGAAGCTGGCGATGGTCGAACTGGCCGGCGGCTTCGGCTACCGCCAGGCGGACTGCACCTTCAGCGGCATCACCGGCAACGCCTGGAATCGCGACCGCTGGGCCGGCGGATCCTCGTCGGGACCGGGAACCGCCGTCGCCGCCGGGCTCACCCCTTTCGCCATCGGCTCCGAAACCTGGGGGAGCATCATGACTCCCGCCGGCTACAACGGCATCTCCGGACTCCGACCAACCTACGGCCGGGTCAGCCGGCACGGAGCAATGGCCCTGAGCTGGTCGATGGACAAGCTCGGCCCGCTGGCCCGGACCGCCGAAGACTGCAGCCTGGTCCTGGCCGCGATCGCCGGCGCCGATTTCGACGACGACACCGCCGTCCCGCTGGAGTTCCGCCATGCACCAGTCGGCGGCGAACCCCGTTTCCGCCTGGCCACGCTCAAAGAGGCGGCGGACAAGGTCCAGCCGGAGGTGCGGGCCAATTACGAGAAGTCTCTCGAAGTGCTGAAGCCGTTTGCGACGTTTGAAGAAATCACGCTGCCCGACTTTCCCTACAGCGCGGTCGCCGGCACGATCATCTCGTGCGAAATGGCGGCCGCCTTTGAGGACTTCATCGCCGAGGGACAAGTCTGGGAACTCACGGCCCCCGAAGACCGCTGGGGCGGCCACTCCGGACTGACGATACCCGCGAAGGACTACATCAACGCTCTGCGAATTCGCCGGAAGCTGCAGCGGGAACTGGATGCCTGGATCGCCCCCTTTGACGCCATCGTCAGCCCCACCTTGACGACTGTCGCAGGACCGAACGACCGCCCGTTCGCCGAGTGGTCGCGGGGCTACGTCAACAGCTCCATCGGAGCGGCTGCGAATGCCGCGGGACTGCCGGGGATTACCGTTCTGAACGGCTTCGGCCAGGACGGTCTGCCAACCGGGCTGCAGTTCACGTCACGAGCCTTCGCAGAAAATCGCCTGCTGGCCGTGGCTCAGAAGTATCAACAGGTCACGGACTGGCACACCCGGACTCCCGACCTGACGACCGCCACCGGCAAGTCATCGAAATGA
- a CDS encoding DUF1501 domain-containing protein, with amino-acid sequence MLIIPGQPGKDLCDRNLGVTRRAVLRAGGSGMLGLSLGSMLKLQSASANTVHGGPGWGKAKSVVMVYLQGGPSHLDLWDPKENVPDKVKSVFGNISTKLPGVQFTENLPLLAQVNDKFTMIRSMGYTPNGLFNHTAAIYQMQTGYTTDKVSPSGQLEPPSPKDFPHFGSNIIRLKPPTEPMLPFVMLPRPLQESNVVGKGGTAGFLGREYDPYTLYPEGDDMDMEKMSRIRVDDLQLRADVFAARLERRAKLRDSIDLSMPEIDKAVAEYRLDEYYDRALNLVVSGRAREAFSLDQEPRDVRDRYGRNTFGQSLMLARRLVEAGTRVVEVIWPKVANSDNHSWDHHVGLNERMKNQSGPMLDRGLATFIADLDERGLLEETLVVCVGEFGRSPQKGVSTSGNGNSADGRDHWPYCFTSVVAGAGIKRGNVHGKSDKTASAPLEDPVHPTELLATIYHAFGIDPETIVYNHLKQPRELVKAKAITRLFS; translated from the coding sequence ATGCTGATCATCCCCGGCCAACCTGGCAAAGATCTCTGCGACCGGAACCTGGGCGTGACCCGTCGGGCCGTGCTCCGCGCGGGCGGCTCCGGGATGCTCGGACTCTCGCTGGGAAGCATGCTCAAGCTGCAGTCCGCCTCGGCGAACACCGTCCACGGCGGACCGGGCTGGGGCAAGGCCAAGAGCGTGGTCATGGTCTACCTGCAGGGCGGCCCCAGCCACCTGGATCTGTGGGATCCCAAGGAAAACGTTCCCGACAAGGTGAAGAGCGTCTTCGGGAACATCTCCACCAAGCTCCCCGGCGTGCAGTTCACCGAGAACCTGCCGCTGCTGGCCCAGGTCAACGATAAGTTCACGATGATCCGCTCGATGGGTTACACCCCCAACGGGCTGTTCAACCACACCGCCGCCATCTACCAGATGCAGACCGGCTACACGACCGACAAGGTCAGCCCGTCGGGGCAGCTCGAACCGCCGAGCCCGAAGGACTTCCCGCACTTCGGCTCCAACATCATCCGGCTGAAGCCGCCGACGGAGCCGATGCTGCCGTTCGTGATGCTCCCCCGCCCGCTGCAGGAGAGCAATGTCGTCGGCAAGGGGGGCACCGCCGGCTTCCTGGGACGCGAGTACGACCCGTACACGCTCTACCCGGAAGGTGACGACATGGATATGGAAAAGATGAGCCGCATCCGCGTCGACGACCTGCAACTGCGGGCCGACGTGTTTGCCGCCCGTCTGGAACGCCGGGCCAAGCTGCGGGACTCGATCGACCTGTCGATGCCGGAGATCGATAAGGCCGTCGCCGAGTATCGTCTGGACGAGTATTACGACCGGGCGCTGAATCTGGTCGTGTCGGGTCGGGCCCGCGAGGCCTTCTCGCTCGATCAGGAGCCGCGCGACGTCCGCGACCGTTACGGTCGGAACACGTTCGGTCAGAGCCTGATGCTGGCCCGCCGGCTGGTCGAAGCCGGAACGCGGGTGGTGGAAGTCATCTGGCCGAAGGTGGCCAACTCGGACAACCACTCGTGGGACCATCACGTCGGCCTCAACGAGCGGATGAAGAATCAGTCGGGTCCGATGCTCGACCGGGGTCTGGCGACGTTCATTGCGGATCTCGACGAACGGGGCCTGCTCGAAGAGACGCTGGTGGTCTGCGTGGGCGAATTCGGCCGGAGCCCGCAGAAGGGGGTCAGCACCTCCGGCAACGGCAACAGCGCGGACGGCCGCGACCACTGGCCCTACTGCTTCACGTCGGTCGTCGCGGGTGCGGGGATCAAGCGGGGGAACGTCCACGGCAAGTCGGACAAGACCGCCTCGGCCCCGCTGGAAGATCCGGTCCACCCGACCGAGCTGCTGGCGACGATCTACCACGCTTTCGGGATCGACCCGGAGACGATTGTTTACAACCACCTGAAGCAGCCGCGCGAACTGGTGAAGGCCAAGGCCATCACCCGCCTGTTCTCGTAG
- a CDS encoding DUF1501 domain-containing protein, translated as MLTIASKATRTCDGVSRRSFLQVGALAGLGVSLPSMLAQRAVQAATGNRAGDVNCIVIWTQGGTSHHDTFDPKPEAPVSVKGEFGVIDTAVPGVQFAEILPRFARELNRFGVLRGWNPGNASHGVADQHVLSGRRFNPGIHYPTMGSVVSHQKGFKTVMPPYLQLGTSLDNRFGGGSSGILGLEFNPFTLTADPNAANFTVRDITPPAGMAGERVQRRRNVLSMVEQLQKQSSVQPKQFDALDENYKTAFDMITASETKRAFQLELEDPRLRDAYGRHRFGQSCLLARRLIESGVRFVTLTDGGWDTHQNNFKALKDGRIPPVDQALPQLVMDLEQRGLLDSTLVVWLTDFGRTPTVNSASGRDHWGSAGFAVMAGAGIPGGAVLGATDAEGGKVIRNEYSSDDIVATIYHKLGLPPDLHVQAPDGRPVLLNEGKLIKEWV; from the coding sequence ATGTTGACCATCGCTTCCAAAGCCACGCGGACCTGTGACGGCGTTTCTCGCCGCAGTTTCCTCCAGGTGGGCGCCCTCGCCGGTCTGGGTGTGTCGCTCCCCTCGATGCTGGCCCAGCGGGCGGTTCAGGCCGCCACCGGTAATCGTGCCGGCGATGTGAACTGCATCGTGATCTGGACCCAGGGCGGGACGAGCCACCACGACACGTTCGATCCCAAGCCGGAAGCTCCTGTCAGCGTGAAGGGGGAGTTCGGCGTCATCGATACCGCCGTCCCCGGCGTGCAGTTCGCCGAAATTCTCCCCCGCTTCGCCCGCGAGCTGAACCGGTTCGGCGTTCTCCGCGGCTGGAATCCGGGGAACGCCAGCCACGGCGTCGCCGACCAGCACGTGCTGAGCGGCCGACGGTTCAACCCCGGCATTCACTACCCGACCATGGGCTCCGTCGTCAGCCACCAGAAGGGCTTCAAGACGGTCATGCCCCCGTATCTGCAGCTTGGAACGTCGCTCGACAACCGCTTTGGCGGCGGATCGTCAGGGATTCTGGGCCTCGAATTCAATCCGTTTACGCTGACTGCCGACCCGAACGCCGCGAACTTCACCGTCCGGGACATTACCCCCCCGGCCGGCATGGCGGGCGAGCGGGTGCAGCGCCGTCGCAATGTGTTGTCGATGGTCGAGCAGCTCCAGAAGCAGTCGAGCGTGCAGCCCAAGCAGTTCGACGCGCTCGACGAGAACTACAAGACCGCGTTTGACATGATTACCGCGTCGGAAACGAAGCGGGCCTTCCAGCTCGAACTGGAAGATCCCCGGCTCCGCGACGCCTACGGGCGGCACCGCTTCGGCCAGAGCTGCCTGCTGGCACGTCGCCTGATCGAATCGGGCGTCCGGTTCGTGACCCTGACCGACGGGGGCTGGGACACGCACCAGAATAACTTTAAGGCCCTCAAGGATGGCCGGATTCCGCCGGTCGACCAGGCTCTGCCGCAGCTCGTAATGGATCTGGAACAGCGGGGGCTGCTCGATTCGACCCTGGTTGTCTGGCTGACCGACTTCGGCCGGACGCCGACCGTCAATTCCGCCAGCGGTCGCGATCACTGGGGGAGTGCCGGTTTCGCCGTGATGGCGGGCGCGGGCATCCCCGGTGGAGCGGTCCTCGGGGCCACCGACGCCGAGGGGGGCAAGGTCATCCGCAACGAATACAGTTCGGACGACATCGTGGCGACGATTTACCACAAACTCGGCCTGCCGCCCGACCTGCACGTGCAGGCCCCGGACGGACGGCCTGTGCTGCTCAACGAGGGCAAACTGATCAAAGAATGGGTGTGA